In Cyanobacteriota bacterium, the sequence CAAAGGTATTTCAGCGGGTAGGGTTGGATCCATCTGGGGAGCCATTTAACTCTCTACAGCAACTTCAGGCCGATCGCGGCTTTCCCCGCAATCCTATGATTAATAGCGGTGCCCTTGTGTTGGCATCGATGCTGCCCGGAAATAGCGCTCTGGAACGGTGTAATCGCTTTTGCGACTGGCTTAACCAAACTGCCAATAGCAATTATGTCCTTGATGAGGCGATGGTGATGTCTGTGCGCCAAGGCGGCAGCAAACAAAATCGAGCGCTAACTTCCTTGTTGGCTCAAGCAGGATATGTGGATGACGAAGAGGTGACCCTAGATACCTATAACCATGTTTGTTGCCTGTCAGGTACTGTAATTGACTTAGTGAACTTAGGGCTGCTCTTGGCTGGCAAGCCAGGAGTTGTGATGACCAATCGTCAAATTGTCAATGCCCTGATGCTGACCTGTGGGCTATATGAGATGTCTGGTCGCTATGCCGTGCGAGTCGGATTGCCCGCCAAGTCAGGTGTGAGTGGAGCCTTGCTGGCTGTGGTGCCGAGGGAGGGAGCCATTGCTAGCTATAGCCCCGCCCTCGATGCTGTTGGTAACCCGATCGCAGGTATGTTACTGCTGGAAAAACTCAGCCAATCGTTGTCATTAAGTATTTTCTAATTCTCAGGAGTTGCTTAGCAGCTAGCTAGAGCCTTTGCCAGAGCTTGGGCGGTTTGTAGGCGATCAATAGCACGGGGTGCCGTCACATGGTCAATCACTTGCCGCAACTTGGGAGGAATAGCCTTCACATGGCGGAGATTAAACCGATACTCTTTGCCCTGCTGCTCATAGTACAGTTGGGGGTTCTTGCCCGTCAGCAGAAAAATCAGCGTGGTGCCGATCGCATACAAATCGGACTGAGTAACGGGCGCGCCTCGATCTTGCTCAGGTGAGCTGTAGCCCTCTACACCAATACAGGTGCCTAACGGAGTGCCAATTTCCTTCACGGCTCCGAAATCCAACAAAATCACTTGCTGGTCTTTATGTCGCACCATAATATTGGCGGGCTTAATGTCTCGATGAATAATCG encodes:
- the glsA gene encoding glutaminase A, yielding MTNLATLTPTQLRAWTAKIQQHLQTGQQPNYIPRLLEANLTDLVVAVRCLEGATYVVGNAQTRFVLMSVVKPFVLLYLLEHFGKAKVFQRVGLDPSGEPFNSLQQLQADRGFPRNPMINSGALVLASMLPGNSALERCNRFCDWLNQTANSNYVLDEAMVMSVRQGGSKQNRALTSLLAQAGYVDDEEVTLDTYNHVCCLSGTVIDLVNLGLLLAGKPGVVMTNRQIVNALMLTCGLYEMSGRYAVRVGLPAKSGVSGALLAVVPREGAIASYSPALDAVGNPIAGMLLLEKLSQSLSLSIF